cataatgaacaagcaatttaattcaagcatcagtattaatcatcatcctttgttcttAGTATTAAGCATATATACATGAGTAACATCTCACAGAGAAAACGGTTTTAAACAAAGGTATATTTTGCATACTGCAGTTTCTCGTCTGTGTACCTTGGTAAAGTATATTCCATTCTTAGAGTTGCTGGTCCGCCGAGCACGCTGAGCAGATAAAGCAAGCTTCACTACCCTTGATCTCCAGAAGCACAAAATCTTTCCTCAAACTCATTGGGAGCCTCATAAGAGATCTGAACCGGCGGCCACTATCGTCGTAGCTGAGAATGCGATAGGCTTTCAGCATATCATCTGGATCCAAGCCAGGTATCTCTTCAAGCGCGGTCAAGATCGTCGCCTCGGGTGAAGCTGCGGCCTTCGATGCCTGCATAGGTGCTCCAGCCGACTCGACTGGAGATTGCAGTGATTTCCTTATATCGTTGGCTTGCAGCTCAATCTCCGCATGGCTTTTGTTCGCCAAGCTTGGCACAGTTTGTTCCTGTGTAGAATCAGGCTTCAAACTGCTTGGTTTAGAATTGAAGTAGTCGGAGACCCTGCTGGGACGGATGTTTTGCCAACTTTTGGACCCCAGTACGTTGGGGTAGCGGAACACGGATTGTAGTGTCTTGCTCCTCATGTCCACCGCGATCGTCCACACCGTGCTGCCGCTATTTTTGTCATGATTATTGCACCCGCGCACCAAGAAACAGATGACATCGGGTTCGTCAAAGCTCACGACCGGGTACTCCAGTTTGACACGTGGGAGGTCCTTGTAGCTGTCCAGGGCCCAAAGGTAAGCAGAGTCGAGAATGCCGTCCATGACCCAGGTCATGTCGTCCATGTTAAGAGTCCAGGTGTGGACGGTGTAGGCATGTTCAGAAAGTCGGCAGTTGCTTCTGCTCGGTCCGCCACAGCAGCATCGGGGAAAGATATTCACGAACTtcaccgtgccgccgccggcggtgacgCACACGTTCCGGAACACCGTCTGGCCGAAATTGGGATCCTTGGGGAGCGGCACGTAGCGCAGGCCGGGGCTCTCGTCGAACACTTTGGAGAAGATGAGGCCGTGCCTCATGTCAGCCCAGCAGAGCAGCTCGTCGCCGACGGGGATGACGGTGTCGTTGTGCCACGTGGACGGAAAATCCTTACCTTCACCGCCGTCATGGCTAACCCGAGGTCGGGTGGCCCTCCACTCACCGGAGCGGAGCAGCcggagctcgccggccgccatccGCGTCGTGTTGTCATACCCAATCCTGAGCTCCGCCACAACGAACtcgtcctcgccgcggcgcAGCAGGCCGGTGCCATTAAGATCCAGGTAGCAGACCGGGAGCAGCAACAaagccggcggccgcggggtcACGGCGGCCGCGTCGAAGGCGTTGTAGATGAAGTGGTCAGTCACGCGATCTAAGCTAGAAACCTTGATGAGCACGGAGTCACCGTGGGCCGCGACGACGACGCAAGTGGATTGGACGCCGTCCGGATGTTGGACGCACACGCGCGacccctccggcggcggcgcgacgcagATCGAGACGGCGATGGGaaggccggtggtggtgtgTCCGGCCGCCTGGGTGTTCCTGCCTGCGATGGAGGAGCCCGGTGCCACGGCCGTGCAGGAGCGATGGAGCAACACCCATGGAGGGtaggtcgtcgccgccgccgccgccgccgccgccgccgcatcgagTTGGTTTGCCCTTGCGCGTCGAGAAGATCGAGATCCTTTCGTCATGTTTGCACAGTGCCCCTGCCTCGGATTGCGATGGGGTGGAATATGAGATCCCATGATTTGTACAGAAAATTAACTCTATCTACTAAACTACAAACAGAAAAATATATTTACATGCGTATCCACGATGCAGTTCTCAGGATGCACAGGACGCCTTTGTTCTCTACAGGCCCCATGATCCATGTCAGCTAAAAGTTTGCCCATGATCCATGTCGCCTACGTGATCAGGGACCAAATAATATGTTTTTTccagtccaatctcaccctttgatgcatattcaatttctagttttttcaaacacaacctattgaccTGTTTTATCAAATGCATAatattttattgcaagacatggttggatagccacctcTTGATTGTTACGATTATTTCTTGTTatcctatatttatctctaaatatgacttactctatttagatgataattactgctagaatgcttaggaatttgttactcaacttcaatcatgattACAATAGTTTATTTGGAGAACAAATgcgtgagtgttttcaaatgagaaaatgggtttCCGGGTTCAAAGGCAAAGAATGTGTTGATGAGATGGATGGacgtttcttgtgtgaaatgccataATGTtaggctcgtaccttagtggttgagcaaagttgggagatatccatgttgtcatggttaaggatcgaattgatgtgtcatcttgcctaattcaaccatcgtgcaaccactcgaccgttgtatgggcaacggcttggcataaatcccactagctaaactgttggTCTtcgggtgtgctggtgagcaacgggagcccatggaaaaggagtaagatcttggtgacttgatcCCGGTTACGACCTCGTGGATGGGCTGTTAACCCCATTGGGTGCTCCcatgttggctagtcagtcttagctaaggtgggtaatggctttgttaggatccacaCCGGCATTAAgatgatcgtgctgcggtaccctacttgtgggaaaagtgtacaacttctacagagttaaaacctatctgggtagccgtgtccacggcattggacgagttacggcttggtcacataactagcactttgGAAAGAATGGTTTTCGTGgcgtgtgtgttggattttggaagtgtccggcagttgtgccgtgagctatggcggacggggagtccgatagcaataaaatttggatcctttgtgtaggatcaaccccactcaatgttttggttactaaaggaaaagctttacaaaaaaaaaactcttttgGAAACAAACatgtgcatgtgttgaaaatgtagctttattgcaaatgaaccttagcatATCCTTGTTATATtctgtgcatatacttgattgtatccccctccgtggatggggttggacttgttgagtagtTTTGTACTCACCCatgcttcgttactacagaggaagacccggacttcgtcgtcGAGGagttgagtaggaggttgtgtccgcacccgacgctgcctgtggtgttggccttcgcaagatgcttctgctgccgtgtagtcccgagtgctgtcttttgggagtcgcttggttagccgctgttatttatttacttcttattgctgtgtggctttcacgcccactccctcgggagttgtacggtaattgaattatctgttgaataaatgtgctatcagcctcctgggactgatatttgcaacacatttagtctctctggtcggcgtgcctctctGGCTTCACCTATCCTTGTGGTCGGGCACTAGTACCTCCTTCtgggatcaattttttcttttgaccattggactgattataCTAATGGATCCAATGCTCAGgaactactccatatggagagTGTCATGCGATGCCCTCCATATCCTTCACTTCGACCTACCAGATGCCCGACATCCTTCAGCTCGATGCTCGACATCGCTCTGCTCGTATGGCTCTGCGTTCActcaaattttcttcttttatgAGCACTGCGTAGCCTCTTCATCACtatgacgccatcgcagcttcagccgaccacattccaagcttcgctaCAATGTCCTTAGGTTCTTGTtggcctacacatcgctcgggggcttgagggatatgggtaccccataggtccccaccgaccaggatactgaccggtcctaacaagtgggcccgcctaACCGTAACGTGTGGGtcaaggacgtgaagatacttggagcacaagttaAGGAGGCCTAGTAATTCAAATCAGCatggatattgcgggatatgtgttataatccgactcagattgctttcgaTATAACAACTGACTAGATTATATTCAAAAGAACTTATAACCCTAGGtggtcagcctatataaggcggccaagggttgtcgggactactccccaaacccacgagtaggccttggacggcccactaagggacgtattCGGACGTGAtcaagaacaaggatgggcgtatcctacttgGACTCGTCTtgtgtttatggaaaactactcggtccgataccgagtagaactctgtaatagtacccgactagggctcagacttgtaactctgccctcccgggtatataaggccgggcagggaccccctcaaaacagatccctcaggaccagaacatacgtcaatacaaaccaacacacaggacgtagggtattacgcgaagcccgaacctgtctaaatcgtgttccttgcgtcaccattgattacttgattctcgacgacccttaccacataaaagaccacctagggtaccccctaggcgggttgtcggtctaaaacaccaacagctggcgcgccaggtgggggagctcgtcgagtttctcagcgagaactcaatggcgaaaatcatcatcaggcccatcttcttcattgaagccggcgccaccttcgttttcgggtcctggctctgcatcgccaaaggctcgggatcgttccggcgccagatcgtcgactctcaggagaagaaaccagaagaagcgaccagaaaaaaatcaagatttcaaagtcaacaagctcaagttcgactacgcgtcggattcgacttcgcctcggactaatCCAACATCTCGCTCAAGGGtggggctccgccgaccccagtactcagggtcgagcgaggcggagcctccctcgaagtcaggcgaggcggagcctacttcggggtcaggcgaggcggagctacccttccacagggtcaggcttcgccgaccccaggcctcggggtcgggcgaggcggagctaccctcccaTAGGGCCAGGCTCTCCCGATCCCAGGATTCgaggtcgggcaaggcggagttctactcggggttgggcgaggcggagctactccctcacagggtcgggctcagccgacctctggactcagggtcggactcgcttcggatccgacggccccagtcagcatccaaatcaatTTTGACTTCAAAGTGGTTCccacacggactccgcaacgtgACAAAATTCTATCAaaattttcttgctcgaactcgagtcgaactcgggcatgttgaggacgttgactccgactcatcctactctcCAGAAATCCCATTATCCGGTCCAgaccaagggttggtaataacttctacaccacaaggtagattcgtccATTGGCCGGGACTGCAACCATCTTCCCTCGGCTGTggctacgactcgcgcctcgtcgcccatatagacaacctgccatatcaagaaggcgttccacttacgTCCAACCTCGAAGCaagctacacagagattgctacatcaagtttcGGAAGCTACTATCCGGATAGAGAaatccttgttattactcagaataataATCCGAGCACTAgctagaacagaacccccaggcgactagcacaaatcgacaacatctctgaagatgaatccacagccgacaatgaaactcccgaacaacgcaaccaaagaagggcgcgcaataccactcgagctgagcgtcgacagtcgatggctacaaatatccctattacaaatcttgaacgggctttcaacgcaattcaagctcaggagcacaatacgccactcgcggctatcgcttcaatcaaccttttgacgactctaatgcctcaagataaggataacgtagccacagctcaactcgtgcagcgaggcaacggactaatcacacaactcgcggagcaagatTACAAactgcttgacaaagaatcaccaatcccgtccgttcctcgcattacagacAGAAGCAGAGGGGTTGCAGATAAAGATGTCACCCCGCGAAATGATGATTTAGTCAACCAGCCCCGGCAACACAgtcaaggtccaagcaagcataaagctcctactcaacagaaagatgtaggtgaagccagctgcaccaactcggttaaaagtgttcgccctactcggaagaataGCGAGATGTCCAAcgtcagcgatctacgagaaatcctcaacagtcggcgcgaacgggaagtcgacagctacaaccactttcctgctttcacaaaccgggtaatgaaaactaaattacccgaaaagttcaaaccaaccggcattaccaagtacgacggcaagcaagatccagttcaatggctccgctGTTACTCACTAGccatccaagcagccgggggtaacaacgacaccaaagtcattcacttccccatatgtatggagcccgcaccactgacctggcttgagtcactcaaacccaagtccatcgactcctgggcagacttgacaaaggcttttaccaacaatttcgctggctccatggctagaccaggcaacaagattgacttacaacaaattaagcagaaagagggcgaaaccctgcgcgactatctacgacggttctttgaaaagaaggctaccatagtagacatctccgaagcagacgtcatcaAGTGTTTCCAACACgaactctatgatcgacgaacataccaagacttcggtcgccgacggccagccgatgtcaaagaactcaaactcatggtgcaacagtgggccgatgaagaagacaaagaacgcgaacggtttggttcccaccgtaaccgcgggcgcgacaacacccacaacaatgacacagataaaactcatcataacgatgctcggaattcctatccaggtaatcataatcgcaaaaggaagcccgacaacactgttgcttccatgaccagctccgggaaaaagggcCAGCGTAGAAACGAtgacggaccaaccttcacggagctactcaaaaagcagtgcccatggcacccgactagcaagcactccgcttTGGACtactacagcatgcgccgagtcatgcaagacttgccagcaccaccaactcccGAAGAGTACATCAACAAAGGATAGCCCAGTACAGTACACCTGTGTccctcagaagacgagtactcacACAGTATTATGACTATTCGACACTCGGGACCACTACAAGCCAAGATGATGGGGGCTCCGACTACTTCGACCCTGGggcctaaggtcgggcgaggcgaacttTTACcctcgaggggtcgagcgcccccgaccccaggacacaaggttgggcgaggcggagttccacccttgAAGGGTCGGGCACAGCAGAGTCAAAATACTTCG
This genomic window from Setaria viridis chromosome 8, Setaria_viridis_v4.0, whole genome shotgun sequence contains:
- the LOC117834233 gene encoding uncharacterized protein, whose product is MTKGSRSSRRARANQLDAAAAAAAAAATTYPPWVLLHRSCTAVAPGSSIAGRNTQAAGHTTTGLPIAVSICVAPPPEGSRVCVQHPDGVQSTCVVVAAHGDSVLIKVSSLDRVTDHFIYNAFDAAAVTPRPPALLLLPVCYLDLNGTGLLRRGEDEFVVAELRIGYDNTTRMAAGELRLLRSGEWRATRPRVSHDGGEGKDFPSTWHNDTVIPVGDELLCWADMRHGLIFSKVFDESPGLRYVPLPKDPNFGQTVFRNVCVTAGGGTVKFVNIFPRCCCGGPSRSNCRLSEHAYTVHTWTLNMDDMTWVMDGILDSAYLWALDSYKDLPRVKLEYPVVSFDEPDVICFLVRGCNNHDKNSGSTVWTIAVDMRSKTLQSVFRYPNVLGSKSWQNIRPSRVSDYFNSKPSSLKPDSTQEQTVPSLANKSHAEIELQANDIRKSLQSPVESAGAPMQASKAAASPEATILTALEEIPGLDPDDMLKAYRILSYDDSGRRFRSLMRLPMSLRKDFVLLEIKGSEACFICSACSADQQL